The genomic segment AGGACCCTTGATGCTGACAGGTTCATCGTCATTGGCGCCGAGCTTAGCATGAGCTCCTGGCTTCACGGGTGATGGAGTTGGGAGGTGCTGTGGATTTGCGAGGGTAGCACATGGGCCAATGGACTATCTTGGACTGGTTGCAAATCAGGTGCAAAAGCAAATATCAGCCTATTAGAGTATTAGGATAAGATATAGAGAGTCTGTTGAAGaataattaaatttaaaagGAAAATCTTTTAGATatgatgcttcatatatatatatatatatatatataagaagtGAATTTTAAAAAGTCTTTTAAAAATGCTCTAACTATCTAATTCTCTAATTCTCTATGCGAGTGATGAACAGAACAGGCACAAGCAACGCACCGACAAAGAAACAGTGCAGAGGATATTTGTACCTGCTTCAATTCGATGAGTACATAGCAAAGCTTTGATGAAGGAATCAGCAGCTACCACTGCAGTAGTACGATCGATGGAGAACACCGATCGAATAGCCAAGCCGGCCATGCATGATCTCTCACCTCAGTCCTTAGATCTGATGGTAGTAACGCGTAGTACTGTTGTCAGTTCAATTTATGCAGGTCCCATGTACGCTTTGCTGCTTAGCCCAGTCCATCGAAGAAGACGATCGAAGAGACATCCTCGAGGAGGAGCATAATAAAACTGTTGAAGTTTTTGGGTTTCTTTTTAGATGTGGAGAAAGCCCCCGAGTTCGATTAGTGAAGCCAGAGGTCTTGCACAAAAGTTCAACAATAGGAGTAACTTATACGGGATAGCAAATACAAAAGAGCTCCGCTGACTATCACATACTAAAGACCTATTTGTTTTTAGCTTCTGTTTTTATCAGAAGTCtataagctaaaataaatagatttgCTGAAAAGTGATTTTTAAAGAAGTTAGAAGCCTGTTTTTGAgaaaatgaattagaagctaagaagctagctgagagtaacttttcagaaaagttaTGTATTAAGAagtcaaaaatttattatagaaacTAACAGTCGACTTTCAAAacagttttttagaaaaactaaaaacacatcatttaaaaaaaccaaaaacataaGCTAAGCAAATATACCTAGGAAGAGCCAAACTACTACGCTGCCTTAAAAGGAGACATCACACTTCCGAttaaagacgtccaaatggaCCGTACCTACTAGGTCGGctcgaggcacggcactgtaggcacggcccaggtaTGGCACGGCCCGATCaccgacgggccggcacggcacgaggccacgggccgtacCTGGGCCGAGCGTGCGGCACGACGGGCTGGCACAGGCACGGTCCAGCCCGGACCGGTACGACCCGGCCCGGCacttattttctatttttttatatatttttaattttttagctattttttaatatttttttatctattttttatatttttatctattttttatatattttttatatatattttttattattttatttttttttatttttttatattttttatctatttcggcccgacgggtcgtgcccgggccggcccggcccggcacgATCACCGATGGGCCGTACCGTGTGCCGAGGGAAGGCACGCTGGCCGGCACGACACGGCCCGTTACTATAGATGGGccgtttgggccgtgccgtagccGAACCGTGCCGAGTCGGGTCCGTACCGGACCGGCACGAACAATCCATTTGGTCATGTTTACTTCCGATGCTGTTGTCACCCAAACTGATCCTAAGCTTCAGGTGGCGTTAACTCTGAATATTTCGGACAGATATATCGATCGATCTACCTTGAAGCTAGCAGCGCCACAGTGCATAAGATTTCCATGGGACAGGCGTATAGTCTGCAAAGCATACTTATATggacgcacgcacgcacgctcTCATATAATATTAGGGATAATTGTAAACTTATCACTGTTTTAAACTGTTATCGTAAATTTgtcattaaaaaattacaaaaataccaccaaaactgtcattcgagtagtattcttaaaaaaataaaaaaccagtaGCAAATTTACAAAAGCCCCTATATATTATTAAGGATATGTCATTAGAGAATGGCCGGGTTCGTGGCATCAGAGAAAGCTACTGTAATTTCTTAGAGATCCGGCGCCGCGCTCTCTCGAACATAATCATCTCGTGcgttaaaaaatatacaaatattagaCATGGTAATATTAAACATAACTCAAAGTATAGAGATGTGGGTGCGCCATGAGAGCGTCGCCGAACGAATACATCGGAAGTgatgtcgtagtttgatttcagatgtaATCTAAAAAGGAGAAGATTATATGCTAATTTCAATCTGTAGTATCAAGATTGATTATTAGATAGGGGTGAATAGATGTCTAAATAATTTTCTTCTAAAATTGATGGATTTTTCCGATTCTTGAACCTAAAGCACTTCAAAATCACATGCGAAAGTAAGAGAGACAAGAACAAATTATAAGATTTTCAAAATCAACACTCCTCTTTGATAAATGTGAACTTAGGTTCTAATTAAGGTCGTATTAAGAATCATAGCGCAAGGAATCAAGCAATtaaagaaaaactcataaacACGAGAGAACTCACCGCCGGAAGAAGGGATTCTTTAAGTTAATGGATCTAGAGATTTGAaatggttcaagaccaactcatataaGATGATTAACCATCTAGCAATAAGAACACCTCTAACATGACCTAAAAGGAGCCACTCTTaaggaaaacgaaaatcaattAGAAATCACCAAAAACTTGCATGAAAACATGGAAGCCAAAAATAAGAGACTAGAATGAGAtgaatttaagcatatgcaaaaatactttCTTTATTAAGCTCAGAGGAACACCTTTTTTTAAcagattataaagtatttttctcataaaagcTCTCATCTaaatataggctaagcactcatctctccATCTCCACCTAACATAAGTGAAAGGCTCTTaaaactctccaaaaactctcaaagaCTCTAATTTCCATCagtcatacccctctatttataggtctagagagctTACTTAACCCCTAAGCAATCATGTCCATAAACTATCCTTTATTTACAATGTATTCCCACCTACCATCAGGGGTAGTTTCGTCTAAATTTTTCTTCGTCTGTCAGATGGCCATGACgctttcatgacttagcttgGCCTCGATGctagcttcgcgatgataccaAGTGCACTCCTTCCTCCCGCGATTTTTGCGGCCAAACTGAAAAAccaccttgcacgcttctcaaagcgtgactcaccgccacttGCATACACCTTACGCAAGCATCTAAATTACGACACGtatactccgtcttgtgatcttcaccaccggtaagtctctctaactctcgatccctcgagctgccttgttacttgcaccgGTATATCTTTCGCTTAACTTTATCaatacgccgtcttcatccttcatctcacgctttgcttaacctccacatgtacaactaggattacccttgactccTCCTAGCTCCCTCGATCATCCGGCAACAAGCTTCCCGCTTAGCCTCGATCTTCCCATCGTTGGTCACTAAGTTGCATCCACcatctacacatcatgagacaagtaaacataTACTTCCAACACTATTTAACTCTATCACAAGTTAATCAAAAATAAAATCCCTGCAGAAATGAGACATTACTAAAAAATCGCGAACATCAAATGATCCAGtttacaagaaatagtccggcatGTATTCATGCCCATCGTCGAACCATCCAGCATATTCATTCTTGCCAGAACCCGTTTTGCatcctctctgaaaaaattacttCAGTGAAGCATTCGACATATATATTTCCtagcgctggaccatccggcgtttACAGGTCTGCCAGAGCTAGTTTGCAATATCTCTGTAAGAAAAGCTTAGGCGTTCAATTTTTGATTTTTCgttgaaatgctccggcgtgtactGCATATGAATATCAGATCATCCAATGAGTTCATTTTCTTCGGGGCCGGATCACAAACATGCCCACTCTATTTattctgcaactttggttaattatgatcataattgcagtacataaccATACGTATacaatctcaaaatcataaaaCCAAATTAATACTATTATCAATCACGTATCGTATATGAACCAAGATAcaatttaacttggtttctcataatcctaatttatatatttatttttgttagtaAAACAGATCTTATATCTGTAGCCGGTAACGAGGCGGGAAGGCTGGAGGACGAGGGTGTATAGCAAAATTTGATAAGTTATTCGAATTTGagggatttttattagatggaagAAGAGTAGAGAAAGAGATGACGTGACAATtaacttatattttatataatagagacTATAATATTCATGTCCCCATAACTCCTTTCTCTGAAGATCCCTCCCTCTCTGAATTAatattgcatgcatgcactcaccaagttttttttatttgtttctcttTACGAAAAGAGTTTCCAAATTATAGTAAGCTGCTCAGCTCTTGTCATCATCCAAGCTCTCTGATCAGATCGACCTTAATGCGCTGCTGATCTCTGATTGAATTCAGCCATGACTAGATCCGATCAAGCTCGAGAACAAATCTGCTTACGGATGCATGCAGGACGGCAAATGCTCAACTTGTTACGGGCTCGTAACGGTGATTGGCCCAAGGTGCTTGTGTCAATCACTACGTGAAGGAACGTGATGAGCAGGCACACGTACGTATCCCGACAACGGCAGTGCAGAGGATCTCCTTGCCTGTTTCCATACAGGACCAATCTAATTATATAGTCTGATGAAGCAATCAGCTTTCAGCAGCAGTACGATGGCGCACATGATCGAATaaccagccagccagccagcccaTGCATCACGCATCTCGTATTTTCAGATCTGAATtctgagtatatatatatatggttttaCTCATATAGACCATATATGTAGGTTAAAGGAAATAGATTGAGTAGAGCTGTATTTACTGAAATGAAGAGTATGTGGTTAATCGTATCAGTTTGAACAGGTTAAGCAAAGTTTCAGTCTGATTGGTTGAAACTGAGGTTGTACGAGAGATTGGATGTGTTAAGATTATGATTTATTACCTGTAAAGGGTATATGATTGGTATCGGAATTTATCTAACTTGTGAGCTTACCTGTACACGTGGACGTGATACAATTGCATTCACTAGATCGGACTCCAGAGTAAAGGACCTCATGGGCTTCTTAATCGATATAGGCTAGGTGGGTATTTTTTATGTACTGACAGATGCCACTCAAATTTATATGGACACCCAATCACCCTAATTGATTATACCCATGAGTTGAGCCTAATTAAGTAGATACGAACAATCAATCACTCATTGTATATCTATCTATACTCACGTAACCACGTTGCTTCCCCTTGCAACAAGAGTTGCCAATAGTTGATTTGTAGATCCCATAACTTTTCTTTTCTGGTCTGTGGAACAATTCAGAACCCATTCAATTGAACTGAAGATGTACTTTCCAACTACTTAAGCTGATAAAATACATAAACTAACAGTACTGATCTAAAATTGCCCGTTACCCACTCGTATCCTTACTTTCTTGTCACTGGAATATTTATTGTGAGTATACCACGGATGAAATAAAAAGCTGGAGTTTTAGCTTAGAAACGACAGAAGCTCAGTCTTAGACAAACTTTACTGAAGAAGAGCCCGAGAAACAGGCCAATTATGTATGGTGATTTTGCTTATAATGTGAGCTCGAACCGATCAAATCCCTGAATAGCAAGAAGAGACGTGAGAGTGAGACACCCATCTACCTTTCGACTGCCAGCCAGCTATATATGACCTTGAAGTCTCTTGCGTGCCGATCTCGAAAAGTTTTATCGCTAAATTATAGGCTTGTCTGCCCACTAGATCTCGCCGGCCGGCACAGGCTTACAATATTTAGCAACCAACAACTACTCGATATTATATATACTAGCTAATTGTGGTACATCGCAAACAAGATATAAATATTAACTCGATAACATCAAACTTACACTCAAGTTGATACAGATGCGTCATAGGAGTTTCGTCGAACAAAGATATCGAGAATGATATCGTAGTTTAATTTCaaataagattaaaaaagaTCGGATGATTACTCACCAATTTATCTTccactttatttatttatttttattagtaaaataaattatatatctaTAAACGGTAATAAGACGAGGAGACTGGGATGAGAGTGGACAGAAAAATGTATAaattatgtgaattttataagtttttattaaataggagagagaagaagaagtgaCACGAAAGTAACTTATGTTTTACATAATAGATATAATAGAAtaaaagatatatatacacTTAATTATGGTTGCAATATATATAGCTGTAACACCAACATATTGCGAACCTACGCTGCAGCATCATGTTGGTAGCAGATTGGCATGCCAAACATTCGATTCATATATAGGCATCAATTACATCAACTAGAAAAGTCTCGATTCAAAGTAcggaaaataaaagaaaaaggttgGACATAGTTTTCAATCCCAACATTTTGCTCATGGAATTATTTATGTACCTAATGGAGCCCAGTCTTGAAGCGACACGACGGCCCTCATCGCAGTCCGACCCGGACCGGTCGACCCTGGCCCGCTCGACCGGGCCCGGGGCGGGCAACCGCGACCGGTCGGCGCACGATGAAGGCGCCCTCCGCGACGGCCATGGCGCTCTTGCATCCGTACAGGTCGAGGAACCCGACGACCCCGCCGGCGGAGATGGACCACCGGCGGCTGGGCGCCGATGCGGGCTCGGGGAAGAGGGTGTCCATGAGGCCGGCGTCAGATCCCACCGCCGCGACGCGCTCCCTGGTGCACTCGGCGAGGGCCACGGCGAAGGGGTCGGAGGCGGCCCGCGGGCCGGCGCGTCGGCGGCGgttgtgctggtggtggagggaCGACGACCGGGACGGCAGCGCGCGGAGGGGcggcgggagcgggagcggcgtGGGCGGGGAGGCCGCGTCGGCGGGGAGGAGGCAGTCCTTCTTGGGGACGCCCGGGTGGTGCTCCCAGGAGAAGGGCACGGAGGTAGTGGTGCTGCGGGGggagggcgacggcgacggcgtggAGGCCGTGGAGAgggacgacgaggaggaagacgacgagaAGGTGCGGTTGCGGTGGTGAGCCGTGGGCGACGACGAAGCAGCCGGCGGCAGTGGTGGTTGCGGCGTTCGCGCTCGGGTCGCCATGGGTAGGAGAGAAGCGTGCGAGTCGCGAGCTTAGTTGAGGTGTGGGGAAGGCGGGGACAAGGGCGGGGAGATAAATACGGTGGACGGGTTACATTTGGGTCCTTGCAGTTTGTCAAAATTGGATATTTTGTGCTAATTTCCTTTTGGTCCTCTCTGATCTTTTTTCTTATGTTTTCAGGGGACACTTGTGAGCTACAATTAGTTTTGTTTAAAAATGATTAGTTTTTAACATAACAGGGACTGCTCTTGTATACTAGGGATGGGTTAGTAGTTCTTCTTCGAGGGCCATCCTTGGTTTGTACTCCAACAGTCCAACTTAATTCGTATCCACTGAGTATTATGTGTCGCTCGGAGTTCGGAATGCAGAATTCTTGAATTTTCGCTGAATATCCCTAAATTGCACTTTGTTCCCCTCTATTCTTTTTCTGTTTTCATGAACACTTGCAAGCTGCAATTTTTCTTTGGAAACGATTAGTTATTGAACATAACAGAGTCTGCTCTAACATACTAAGGATGGGTTAGTAGTTGTTCTTCTAGGGCATGGCATCCCTCGTTTTTGCACTCCACctcttagggtctgtttgtttcggATCCTGAATTCTGGATTGTGCTCCATAATCGGATTATGCAAATAAATAGACGGATTCTGGAAACAGATTGCAGTAATCCAGATCTGGATTGTGGCATATTCCACAATCCACCTCAGAGTAGCTTCTACAATCCACAATTCAAATTCTCACAATCCGCAGAAGAAACAAATAGGACCTTAGAATGCAGGATTCTTCAAATTTCGTAGAAGACCCCACCTCTTTATGTTTTTACCTTGTAAAACTTTTGCGAAATTCTTGTTCTCCAACTGGCCCTTGAGTTTTTATCTGTACAACAAGATACTTGGAACTTTTATGTTCTTCCGAGAGCTGAACCGTCTTCCTTGAAACATCGGTATTCCAATCCAAATGAGTCATTTGTGCGAGGAAGGTAAGCATCCTTCCATTTCTGAGATTAGAACtttgaactaaaattttgtACACTATATTGtatttttcctaaatttttgCATGTGGACATTTTAAATTATATGCTATATGTACTCATTTCTTTAGAATTTTTTAGGACTCACAAGTACCCCAACTCTAAATGGGTACTTCTCACCTAGGGTGAGAAAATCCTCCTAAATATTCATACTCACCCTAGGTGCGCACACACCCATATGAAGTTTGCATACTTGTGAGTTCTAAAAATTCCCAAATATTGGGTAGATATATAATATGTTGGGAAATGTTCAACTGCAAAATTTGTGAAAAAATACGATAATTTTGAGCTATATAAATAAGAGAAATCTACACAGCTTTTTTAGgtgaacttttctttttttttacaactcacatattatcgtatttttCCTAAACCTTTGCAGGTGGATATTTTACATTACATGCTACATGTACTCATTTCTTCAGAATTTTTTAGGACTCACAAGTACCCAACTCCAAATGGGTGCGTGCGCACCTATGCTGAGAAAATCCTCAGTCATGTAAACGAAGATGTCTTTTCTAATACTTTTGCGAACCAATGTGCTTGGTACCTAGTCGACATATACCCCTATAACTCGGAGAAGAAGGTACATCCATTCACCTGAAAAACCTTATTTCGAACGTTGAAACCGTACACGAAAATATTTGAAACGACGTGCTGACCGATGTAGTCACTGCTATAGAATTCATTTAATGGCACATCTATGTACAAACGAATTTATAGAGTATCTATATAAAAGGTATCATAGATAATTTTATACTAAAATAGTCCGAGAAAATAGCAACGAGCAGTTTCAACAAAAGGAGACGCTACAGTATGGACGTTTACAAACTAAAACCGTTTGTACTAGAGTAGTATAtacggttctagtttagaaccgtctatactattatttttatacagaCGATTTtagtttagaaccgtctatactataGACAGTAATAATACAGATGATTCTAAATTAGAATCGTCTGTATAAAGGAACAATACAGATGATTCCAAACTTGAACTGTCTGTACTGGAGCACTGGCCCCGGCCCCCTGCCGTGCGCAAATGCTGCCGCATAAGCAACGGTGGTATGATGGCGTATGTACGTGGCATATTGTTTCTTTCGCTGTGCTGCTGCGTGCTGACTGTAACATGATCAAGCATAGCACCCACGGCTGCCTTTGCGTCAAGAATCACTAACATAATCTGTTAGGAAATTAGCCATCAGCGGAAGTAACGGATGGGTCTACCGAGATGATGCACACGATCATAGACGACACCAGAAgcacgatatttgttaacgaggttcagccgaAGCCTACATCCCCGAGGtatgactacgggcgctcctccccaactagcaacaccggTCGCTTCCCGGGGTTCCCGCAGACTTGCTGCCCCCTGCGAACCTGTCGCTATGCTGTCATGATTACAAACAGCGGCcatcctctcatatttataaggAGGCATGGATACAGGAGTCCTACCAGGATTCCACTAGAGTCCTACTAGGGTTCCACCATGTACCGCTAATACAACTTTAAGTTCTATACATAATCAACTACGTACAATTATTCAacacatatccaacaaactccaccttggcgACTAATTTTCCATCTTGAAGCCATCATGCGTGAACCTCCATGTACACCGGACTTGAGTTGTCGCCTTTGCCGCTCAACGAGAGTTG from the Phragmites australis chromosome 19, lpPhrAust1.1, whole genome shotgun sequence genome contains:
- the LOC133900671 gene encoding early nodulin-20-like, which gives rise to MATRARTPQPPLPPAASSSPTAHHRNRTFSSSSSSSSLSTASTPSPSPSPRSTTTSVPFSWEHHPGVPKKDCLLPADAASPPTPLPLPPPLRALPSRSSSLHHQHNRRRRAGPRAASDPFAVALAECTRERVAAVGSDAGLMDTLFPEPASAPSRRWSISAGGVVGFLDLYGCKSAMAVAEGAFIVRRPVAVARPGPGRAGQGRPVRVGLR